CCATCTGGAGAAAATGCCACAGAAAAAACACCATCCTGTTTTGTTTCAATCTTATTCTTAAGCACAAAATTTTCAGTTTCCCAAAACTTTACAGTTCCATCAAAACTGCCGCTTGCCATTATGGTGCCATCCGGAGAAAATGCCAAAGACCAAATTTGACTAGTATGTGCCAGGATAATTGTTTTTTGCTGGCAAAGTCCTGTTTGCCAAACCCTTATAGTACCATCTGAACCTGCACCTACAATATACCTGCCGTCCAGCGTGAAACCGGCATCGTTTGTGGTATCGGCAAAGCCGCTAAGGTTCGCTACTATCTCACCTGTGTCAGCATTGTAAACTTTTACACACCTATCCCATCCTGCAGAGCAAATTAACTTATTGTCATTTGAAAAACCGGCAGACTCAAATCTGCCCGCATTGTTAAATATGCTTTGTTTACACAACCAGTCGTCAACAGACCATAGCTTAATTGTCTGGTCATAACCTGCTGAAAGTATTTTTGCGCTATCCGTTGAAAACACCACAGAAGTCACATAG
This is a stretch of genomic DNA from Endomicrobiales bacterium. It encodes these proteins:
- a CDS encoding WD40 repeat domain-containing protein, which translates into the protein MKKIFLIFIAIFVFNAIVLCANYEYVGTLNGHTNRVVSLAFSPDGKYLASASEDKTLMVWSSSSADCVAVLNGHANYVTSVVFSTDSAKILSAGYDQTIKLWSVDDWLCKQSIFNNAGRFESAGFSNDNKLICSAGWDRCVKVYNADTGEIVANLSGFADTTNDAGFTLDGRYIVGAGSDGTIRVWQTGLCQQKTIILAHTSQIWSLAFSPDGTIMASGSFDGTVKFWETENFVLKNKIETKQDGVFSVAFSPDGAYLATAGKDGTVKIWDTKSLNCFQTLLAHKGAAIAVVFSPDCKDIATGGADNLVKIWSIR